One Aulosira sp. FACHB-615 genomic window carries:
- a CDS encoding GAF domain-containing protein, whose product MSQLADPNLRTRLNQESLLRRITNRIRQTLELEEIITTTTAEVRCLLGTDRVMIYQFHTDGTGKVVAESIHEQRLPSLLGLNFPADDIPPYARELFIKSRVRSVVNVELQQIGHSPMSVLETGELKPEDIRYRPVDPCHAEYLTAMGVKSCVVAPIFHQHQLWGLLVSHHSQAHSISLYELEAMQMVVDQLSVAIAQSYLLAQARAKAERESVINRIATLLHSLPTIVLQPALEAAVAAFQGVGGRLCMRNEAFQAANNQIKSLKECLIPGSDCIQIYTSGQQPEIPPDTIYPLMEQYNVWQEYYQSGEYDVWAIDDIYQTASLRTLQPTFKPTKIRSLLMIPLCYRQQLVGYLSIFRNEIDTETLWAGQFDRDRRQLYPRLSFDVWKESKTAQAQQWTDADIELARELAKHFASAIQQYELYQQVQGFNQNLEHQVKRRTVELERTYQQQQAVFGVIAKIRESLDIDQIFQITTKEVCQLVKGDRVSVYRFTADWGGEFVGDFEATSPHWTNESKIGVNTVWNDTYLQKTEGGRYRHNETFAVDDIYHMGFNQCHLDNLEYYHIHAFVLAPIFVGQKLWGLLCTYQHSGPREWKPSEVNFLSQIAAQLGVALQQADLLSQTKQQAQKLTAALHELQTTQTQLIQTEKMSSLGQLVAGVAHEINNPVNFIYGNLSHVREYADDLLGMLNLYQKQYPKPSEEISDRLEDIDLEFLSQDLPKTLSSMSFGVERIRQIVMSLRNFSRLDEAEMKVVDIHEGLDSTLLILQHRLKSKSDGADIQVIQEYGDLPLVECYAGQLNQVFMNVLSNAIDALEYHPESTSATHQRQISIRTTVGEMNKNVPSVVIYIKDNGLGIPEAVKTRVFDPFFTTKPVGKGTGLGLSISYQIVVDKHGGIFQCDSQPGQGTEFRIEVPIQQSIHT is encoded by the coding sequence ATGTCCCAACTAGCAGATCCAAACTTGCGGACAAGACTTAATCAAGAGAGTCTTCTACGCCGGATAACAAATCGGATTCGTCAAACATTAGAGTTAGAAGAAATTATTACAACCACAACAGCAGAAGTACGCTGTTTACTGGGTACTGACCGAGTAATGATTTATCAATTTCATACGGATGGTACAGGTAAAGTGGTGGCTGAATCCATTCATGAACAGCGTCTACCTTCGCTGTTGGGACTGAATTTTCCCGCCGATGATATTCCGCCTTATGCGCGTGAATTGTTTATTAAATCTAGGGTACGTTCGGTTGTAAATGTGGAATTGCAACAGATTGGTCATAGCCCGATGAGTGTTTTAGAAACAGGGGAACTGAAACCGGAGGATATTCGTTATCGCCCTGTAGATCCTTGTCACGCAGAATACTTAACGGCGATGGGCGTTAAATCTTGCGTTGTCGCGCCGATTTTCCATCAACATCAACTGTGGGGATTGCTAGTATCTCATCATTCCCAGGCGCATTCTATTTCACTTTATGAATTAGAAGCGATGCAAATGGTTGTAGATCAATTATCGGTGGCGATCGCCCAAAGTTATCTTCTCGCCCAAGCCCGCGCCAAAGCCGAACGAGAAAGCGTGATTAATCGCATTGCGACCCTGCTACATTCCCTCCCAACAATTGTTTTACAACCAGCATTAGAAGCTGCTGTCGCCGCCTTTCAAGGTGTGGGTGGAAGATTGTGTATGAGAAACGAAGCTTTTCAAGCTGCTAATAATCAAATTAAAAGTTTGAAAGAATGTTTAATTCCTGGGAGTGACTGCATTCAAATTTATACCAGTGGACAACAGCCAGAAATTCCCCCAGATACGATTTATCCCTTAATGGAGCAGTATAACGTCTGGCAAGAATATTATCAGTCTGGTGAATACGATGTTTGGGCAATCGATGATATTTATCAAACTGCAAGTTTGCGAACTTTGCAACCAACTTTTAAACCAACCAAAATTCGCAGTTTGCTGATGATTCCCCTGTGTTACCGTCAGCAATTAGTCGGTTATTTGAGTATCTTTCGCAATGAAATCGACACAGAAACCTTGTGGGCTGGTCAATTTGACCGCGATCGCCGCCAGTTATATCCCCGGTTATCTTTTGATGTTTGGAAAGAATCAAAAACAGCCCAAGCTCAACAATGGACAGACGCAGATATTGAATTAGCTAGAGAACTTGCCAAACATTTTGCCTCAGCAATTCAACAATATGAACTTTATCAACAAGTACAAGGCTTTAATCAAAATTTAGAACATCAAGTAAAAAGACGCACAGTTGAACTAGAACGCACATATCAACAACAACAAGCTGTATTTGGCGTAATTGCTAAAATTCGGGAGTCCTTGGATATAGATCAGATTTTTCAAATTACCACCAAAGAAGTTTGTCAGTTAGTCAAAGGCGATCGCGTTTCGGTTTATCGGTTTACAGCAGATTGGGGTGGTGAATTTGTCGGCGACTTTGAAGCGACTAGCCCCCATTGGACAAATGAAAGCAAAATAGGGGTAAATACCGTTTGGAATGACACCTACCTGCAAAAAACCGAGGGAGGACGTTACCGCCACAACGAAACATTTGCTGTGGATGACATTTATCACATGGGCTTTAACCAGTGCCATTTAGATAATCTAGAGTATTATCACATTCATGCTTTTGTTTTAGCTCCCATTTTTGTTGGACAAAAACTCTGGGGTTTGCTTTGCACTTATCAACATTCTGGCCCCCGCGAATGGAAACCTTCGGAAGTTAACTTTCTCAGTCAAATCGCCGCTCAATTAGGTGTAGCCCTGCAACAAGCTGATTTACTATCACAAACCAAACAGCAAGCCCAAAAATTAACCGCCGCCTTGCATGAGTTACAAACTACCCAAACTCAACTTATCCAAACAGAAAAAATGTCTTCACTAGGTCAATTAGTAGCGGGTGTAGCTCATGAAATTAATAATCCCGTGAATTTTATTTATGGCAATTTATCCCATGTGCGGGAGTATGCAGATGATTTACTGGGAATGCTCAACCTTTATCAGAAACAATATCCTAAACCTAGTGAAGAAATTAGCGATCGCCTGGAAGATATTGATTTAGAATTTCTCTCACAAGATTTACCCAAAACTCTCTCTTCCATGAGCTTTGGTGTAGAACGCATCCGCCAAATCGTCATGTCCTTGCGGAATTTCTCTCGCCTGGATGAAGCGGAAATGAAAGTAGTAGATATTCACGAAGGTCTCGATAGTACCTTATTGATTTTACAGCACCGCTTAAAATCGAAATCCGATGGTGCTGACATTCAAGTTATTCAAGAGTATGGTGATTTGCCATTGGTAGAGTGTTATGCAGGACAACTCAACCAAGTTTTTATGAATGTGTTGAGCAATGCGATCGATGCTTTAGAATATCACCCAGAATCCACCTCAGCCACTCATCAACGTCAAATTTCCATTCGCACTACCGTTGGTGAGATGAACAAAAATGTGCCGAGCGTGGTAATTTACATCAAAGACAATGGACTAGGCATACCAGAAGCCGTCAAAACAAGAGTTTTTGACCCATTTTTCACTACTAAACCTGTAGGTAAAGGTACAGGTTTGGGACTATCAATTAGTTACCAAATTGTGGTAGATAAGCATGGTGGTATTTTTCAATGCGATTCACAACCAGGCCAAGGTACAGAATTTCGCATAGAAGTTCCCATTCAGCAGAGTATTCATACTTGA